The proteins below are encoded in one region of Leptotrichia sp. oral taxon 218:
- a CDS encoding MarR family winged helix-turn-helix transcriptional regulator, producing the protein MSCNKNEKEISECLYFTISKMFRMINRIAEESFEKIDIYPTHAFLMMLLKEEKDGLSVNEISSFLAIAPSTVTRFVDKLVSKGYVVREKMGKNSFTKITEKGLDEIDEIYEAWQGITEKIEELVGDKNYLERTGKSFREFVEILGKDKKYDKVSEEFDFWII; encoded by the coding sequence ATGAGTTGTAATAAAAATGAAAAAGAAATAAGCGAGTGTTTATATTTTACAATTTCAAAAATGTTTAGAATGATAAATAGAATTGCGGAAGAATCATTTGAGAAAATAGATATTTATCCGACTCACGCTTTTCTCATGATGCTGTTAAAAGAAGAAAAAGATGGACTTTCAGTAAACGAGATTTCATCTTTTCTTGCAATAGCTCCGTCGACAGTCACAAGATTTGTCGATAAATTGGTTTCAAAAGGATATGTTGTGCGAGAAAAGATGGGAAAAAACTCTTTTACAAAAATAACAGAAAAAGGGTTAGACGAAATTGATGAAATTTATGAAGCTTGGCAAGGAATCACTGAAAAAATTGAAGAACTTGTGGGAGATAAAAATTATTTGGAGAGAACAGGAAAATCTTTTAGAGAGTTTGTAGAAATTTTGGGGAAAGATAAAAAATATGATAAAGTTTCTGAAGAATTTGACTTTTGGATTATTTAA
- a CDS encoding LPS-assembly protein LptD: MIELETQSSRINLDTEEINTQGNVTVKYKDIKIKADNIKKLPNRNIITGAGDVEFTQGSQKVKADNLIFDMDTKLAKIYNSESYDTNMKLRYGGQETLSEGNKKITVKNGWFTTSPYEKPNYKIEANELEIYPNRKAIARDIKVIAAGKTWLKLPYYVTSLKPASQRATLFPYVGQDSDRGLFGIMGFDYDLGPLAQGFVDFELSTKQKLALKFSNDYSFWGNNSGNIFINRFVVPIGNHKKEWDFRVTHRVRNTPKKAKEDRKFYDAGYGIWNINYQNITPNLMYAVDGSKLKDDYTAFVDKYKHIGFWDASVNQELGQNGELNIKYYWTQDKKALKALTDINDKIMKDDSLDPRRTDVDLYKSIRYTNGNKDVEITVDNEDFRDINPGYVGDLNSYRKKRNYGINFKGPKIKLDYLNSDNDEYGELLGMRDRGNDSTIHWVQKTAYDKREEWGLTFGRYYPFQKYEFFGYEPRTSYQNFSNNLYFGAQVKQVDVQRKEYDYDYTRDNENYNSLFLNSSTNDESRIYKVYEDNETIRRAKKIIYEKYRSQKFNVGNDRIELPLKDSFVGFNMGFENRDYNSVAVPKFKNGRKVEDLNSTTGYEVATNASGNTIRQTPSMNIFTMDTRLFTTLFDNTYKKNNKYDIKVTNDATVTVQRTDSNSAMYGDYDIIEIPTNALGFGNNFIYQIGNVTFNYNLNLRNDRHFRDHWLKNRYVRNYFKADIAGKRFVSFDLESNDEYEFKHFKSKRDFNREVQYGFLSNNGDNFLYKFSDKNKQIFPFNTSLGWNQKIYKESLKERTFGVNFNEWGFEYTNLISKANDIYGNTATFGSPALKLKTNYHRLGFVYDTKKMKDKKFESDHYFRINIGFGKKIYRDVKNTPTNALDDKYIRGNDYTTFGFLYRYENDAKPRYLADVEDEDKKIEEIDLGSLDTKELETQIQNSNTVKDSNTQNFSIENTNKDIVGKIAVNNDENRLFLSSEEEEAYKSYVEEENYRQNKFSLNDFNKKLQSLRSQKKYFQIGMDMQVDGSDAENPSGMKGFNKINDLSFKVETGYLDKFFVRYAFVMERPDRIYRRDPSRNSTFDFRRHEFESKYMFSKDPDKPWWIGGKLQYVQNGAPKASDPEIYESSWYAKKVNKITLGMATLSHSFENAEWEIGAGMKWDKPSNKKLGYYPVISLKFGITPFPEKNIQFNYSGKGVEFGAGL, translated from the coding sequence ATGATAGAATTGGAAACACAGAGCTCAAGAATAAATTTAGATACCGAAGAAATAAATACGCAAGGAAATGTTACCGTTAAATATAAAGATATAAAAATAAAAGCGGATAACATAAAAAAACTTCCAAATAGAAATATAATCACAGGTGCAGGAGATGTGGAGTTTACTCAAGGTTCACAAAAAGTTAAAGCGGACAACCTTATTTTTGATATGGATACAAAGTTAGCTAAAATTTATAATTCTGAGAGTTACGACACCAACATGAAACTTAGATATGGTGGACAGGAAACTTTAAGTGAAGGAAATAAAAAAATAACAGTAAAAAATGGATGGTTCACAACGAGTCCTTATGAAAAACCAAATTATAAAATTGAAGCCAATGAACTTGAAATTTATCCAAATAGAAAGGCTATTGCAAGGGATATAAAAGTTATAGCTGCTGGAAAAACTTGGTTAAAATTGCCGTATTATGTGACTTCATTAAAACCTGCAAGTCAAAGAGCGACACTTTTTCCATATGTTGGACAGGATAGTGACCGAGGACTGTTTGGAATAATGGGATTTGACTATGATTTAGGACCACTTGCACAAGGATTTGTCGATTTTGAATTAAGTACAAAGCAAAAACTGGCACTAAAATTTTCAAATGACTATTCATTTTGGGGAAATAACTCGGGAAATATTTTTATAAACAGGTTTGTTGTACCAATTGGAAATCATAAAAAAGAATGGGATTTTCGTGTGACTCACAGAGTCAGAAATACTCCTAAAAAAGCAAAAGAAGACAGAAAATTTTATGATGCGGGATATGGAATTTGGAACATAAATTATCAAAATATTACGCCAAATTTGATGTATGCAGTTGACGGTTCTAAGTTAAAAGACGATTATACAGCATTTGTCGATAAATATAAGCACATCGGATTTTGGGATGCAAGTGTAAATCAGGAATTGGGACAAAATGGGGAATTAAACATTAAATATTACTGGACGCAAGATAAAAAGGCATTAAAAGCCTTAACTGACATAAACGACAAAATTATGAAAGATGACAGTCTTGACCCAAGAAGAACCGATGTTGATTTATATAAAAGTATAAGATATACAAATGGAAACAAAGATGTGGAAATTACAGTTGACAACGAAGATTTTAGAGATATAAATCCAGGGTATGTTGGGGATTTAAATTCCTACAGGAAAAAAAGAAATTACGGAATTAATTTTAAAGGTCCTAAGATAAAATTGGACTATCTTAACTCAGATAACGATGAATACGGTGAATTGCTTGGAATGAGAGATCGTGGGAACGACAGTACAATTCACTGGGTTCAAAAGACGGCTTATGACAAAAGGGAAGAGTGGGGACTAACTTTTGGAAGATATTATCCTTTTCAAAAATATGAATTTTTTGGATATGAACCAAGAACAAGCTACCAAAATTTCTCAAATAATTTATATTTTGGTGCGCAAGTTAAACAGGTTGATGTGCAGAGAAAAGAATATGATTATGATTATACAAGAGATAATGAAAATTACAACAGTCTATTTTTAAATAGTTCAACAAATGATGAGAGTAGAATTTATAAAGTATACGAAGATAATGAGACAATTAGAAGAGCAAAAAAAATTATTTATGAAAAATATAGAAGTCAAAAATTTAATGTTGGAAATGACAGAATTGAATTACCACTAAAAGATTCATTTGTCGGATTTAATATGGGATTTGAAAATCGTGATTACAACAGTGTTGCAGTTCCTAAATTTAAAAATGGAAGAAAAGTGGAAGATCTAAACTCTACAACTGGATATGAAGTTGCAACTAATGCAAGTGGAAATACGATAAGACAAACTCCTTCGATGAATATTTTTACGATGGATACAAGACTGTTTACAACACTTTTTGACAATACATACAAAAAAAATAATAAATATGATATAAAAGTGACAAATGATGCAACGGTTACAGTTCAAAGAACAGATTCAAACAGCGCAATGTATGGTGACTACGACATCATTGAAATTCCAACAAATGCTCTAGGTTTTGGAAATAATTTTATTTATCAAATTGGAAATGTCACATTTAATTACAATTTGAATTTGAGAAACGACAGACATTTTAGGGATCATTGGCTTAAAAATAGATATGTAAGAAACTATTTTAAAGCTGATATAGCTGGAAAAAGATTTGTAAGTTTTGATTTGGAAAGTAATGATGAGTATGAATTTAAACATTTTAAATCCAAAAGGGATTTTAACAGAGAAGTTCAATATGGATTTTTGTCAAATAACGGAGATAATTTTTTGTACAAATTTTCAGACAAGAATAAGCAAATTTTTCCATTTAATACAAGTCTTGGATGGAATCAAAAGATTTATAAGGAATCTTTAAAAGAGCGAACATTTGGAGTAAATTTCAACGAATGGGGATTTGAATATACAAATTTAATTTCAAAAGCGAACGACATTTATGGAAATACAGCGACATTTGGTTCTCCAGCATTAAAACTAAAGACAAATTATCACAGACTAGGATTTGTTTATGATACAAAAAAAATGAAAGATAAAAAATTTGAATCGGATCATTATTTTAGGATAAATATTGGTTTTGGTAAAAAAATCTACAGAGATGTGAAAAATACACCTACAAATGCTTTAGACGATAAATATATTCGCGGAAATGACTACACGACATTTGGTTTTTTATACAGATACGAGAATGATGCAAAACCTAGATATTTAGCGGATGTGGAAGACGAAGACAAAAAAATAGAAGAAATAGATTTGGGAAGTCTTGATACAAAAGAATTGGAAACACAAATACAAAATTCAAATACTGTAAAAGATTCGAATACACAAAATTTTTCTATTGAAAATACAAATAAAGATATAGTTGGAAAAATCGCAGTAAATAATGATGAAAATAGATTATTTTTAAGCAGCGAAGAAGAAGAAGCGTATAAAAGTTATGTTGAAGAGGAAAATTATCGACAAAATAAATTTAGCTTAAATGACTTTAATAAAAAATTACAAAGTTTAAGAAGTCAAAAAAAATATTTTCAGATAGGAATGGATATGCAAGTCGACGGTTCTGATGCCGAAAATCCAAGTGGAATGAAAGGTTTTAACAAAATAAATGATTTAAGTTTTAAAGTTGAAACAGGATATTTAGATAAATTTTTTGTCAGATATGCATTTGTAATGGAAAGACCTGACAGAATTTACAGAAGAGATCCTTCAAGAAATAGTACTTTTGACTTCAGAAGACACGAATTTGAATCAAAATATATGTTCTCAAAAGATCCAGACAAACCGTGGTGGATAGGTGGAAAACTGCAGTATGTTCAAAATGGAGCACCAAAAGCTTCAGATCCTGAAATATACGAAAGTTCTTGGTATGCCAAGAAAGTAAACAAAATCACGCTTGGAATGGCAACATTAAGTCACAGTTTTGAGAATGCTGAATGGGAAATAGGCGCAGGAATGAAATGGGATAAACCAAGTAACAAAAAATTAGGTTATTATCCAGTTATTTCATTAAAATTTGGAATAACACCGTTCCCAGAAAAAAATATTCAATTTAATTATTCTGGAAAAGGCGTAGAATTTGGAGCAGGATTATAA